A DNA window from Selenomonas sp. oral taxon 126 contains the following coding sequences:
- a CDS encoding FecCD family ABC transporter permease, which yields MDRIWRESPVAILAGLLGATLLCSCLAGLMIGYLPLSPAAAAEVLGDVLTGSDAGAAGAILALRLPRVLLAAGVGMGLALSGILMQAIFRNPMADPYIMGISSGASLGAACAVFLGIGSAFGAGSIGVGAFVGAAALSAVIVAAAGQVQRDVSYFLIFGIAIGAVCSGITGVLIYFGANSTGMDVTLYWLMGSIAAAKLPWVLTLLAVVAVMLGFFMTQTRILNLLLAGEETAIPLGRPLLPFVRLYLLLNALLVGCIVMNAGLIGFIGLLVPHFVRMLTGADHRRLVPVAVLIGGLAAVWADILGRVLVPGVDVPLGVMLALLGAPAFVVLLMRRAYRFGGAG from the coding sequence ATGGACCGAATTTGGCGGGAGAGCCCTGTCGCCATCCTCGCGGGACTATTGGGGGCTACGCTTCTCTGCTCCTGTCTTGCGGGGCTGATGATCGGCTATCTGCCGCTCTCACCTGCAGCGGCGGCTGAGGTGCTCGGAGATGTGCTCACGGGGAGCGACGCAGGTGCGGCGGGCGCAATTCTCGCGCTGCGTCTGCCGCGCGTCCTGCTCGCTGCAGGAGTCGGCATGGGGCTGGCACTCTCAGGGATCTTGATGCAGGCGATCTTTCGCAATCCGATGGCGGACCCCTACATCATGGGGATCTCGTCGGGGGCTTCGCTCGGCGCTGCCTGTGCAGTCTTCCTCGGCATCGGTTCGGCATTTGGCGCCGGCTCCATCGGAGTCGGCGCTTTTGTCGGTGCCGCCGCACTCTCCGCTGTCATCGTGGCAGCAGCGGGGCAGGTGCAGCGCGATGTCTCGTATTTCCTGATCTTTGGAATTGCAATCGGCGCTGTGTGCAGCGGGATCACGGGCGTTCTGATCTATTTCGGGGCGAACTCGACGGGGATGGATGTGACGCTCTACTGGCTGATGGGGAGCATCGCCGCCGCAAAGCTGCCGTGGGTGCTGACCCTGCTCGCGGTGGTGGCGGTCATGTTGGGCTTTTTTATGACGCAGACGCGCATACTGAATCTGCTGCTGGCGGGCGAGGAGACGGCGATTCCGCTCGGGCGTCCGCTGCTGCCCTTTGTGCGGCTGTATCTGCTCCTCAATGCGCTGCTCGTCGGCTGCATTGTGATGAATGCGGGACTGATCGGCTTTATCGGGCTGCTCGTGCCGCATTTCGTGCGGATGCTGACGGGGGCGGATCACCGGCGGCTCGTCCCCGTGGCGGTGCTGATCGGCGGGCTTGCCGCCGTCTGGGCGGACATCCTCGGCAGGGTACTCGTGCCCGGCGTGGATGTGCCGCTCGGCGTTATGCTGGCGCTTCTCGGCGCGCCGGCGTTTGTCGTCCTGCTCATGCGGCGGGCATATCGGTTTGGAGGGGCGGGATGA
- a CDS encoding TonB-dependent receptor has product MTKRKLMCAIALATVGSVWMGAASATEKTAEIDSYELAPVTVEGERPAAAAEEEETLPGGFVSSKPSVGLLGSQDVMDAPFTVTAFNQKTMKTFASPSDGVNGVLSLHPSVRVLTSHLYQDIAIRGFRITGHSEYVNGIPGLLGQMNLPHYWVDSVSVISGPNLGVSGTTLSEAVGGTVNYVSKKAERDAVEARLSYLGGHSVEEAVDVSNRFGKDDRYGVRITATNTHGETAIKHEELKRQNIFVNLDQHTEKSRTNLLLGYNHTKHNAGPMRIGFKFGSANVTGLPSAPDLSRSYKPAWSYNEYDNIIAALNHEQKLGAHLTAFLNAGYHHENWYGYVDGSPTVQNDSGDFTISMSNYPLDLTRTYVGVGLRGDFRTGMVRHDYIVGMDQNWMHYYIGNNPAFSWSGTGNIYRDNTWASPEIPHLKPPHSRNTQLTGWHVVDTMKAFDDRLQVTVGIHGHSVKLSPAGKSSTKTDAISPTVAVNYRVAPNVTVYANHTESFGLGSTVSTTSGYANAGEMLDPSKTKQNEIGVKMQTGEFLNTFSYFEIRQANAIDVYEGTQKYRRIDGEQKNKGAEWAFTGTIGKKLELIGGFTYLDVRQSKTARGTNDGKRVDGMPYWTGTLGMVYRPTTDWSLIARMNYVGDSVINGGAIPVPSHTLFDLGATYRTTMGRTPVTLSAMVYNVTGKDYWNPRGDSSSLALGAPRTFTFSANFEI; this is encoded by the coding sequence ATGACAAAACGAAAGCTCATGTGCGCAATCGCGCTCGCGACGGTTGGCTCGGTGTGGATGGGGGCGGCAAGTGCTACCGAGAAGACGGCGGAGATAGACTCCTACGAGCTTGCACCTGTGACGGTTGAGGGGGAGCGCCCTGCAGCAGCGGCAGAGGAAGAGGAGACACTGCCCGGCGGATTTGTGAGCAGCAAGCCCTCGGTCGGTCTGCTCGGCTCGCAGGATGTGATGGACGCGCCGTTCACGGTGACGGCGTTCAACCAGAAGACGATGAAGACGTTTGCCAGCCCTTCGGACGGCGTTAACGGTGTGCTCTCACTCCATCCGTCGGTGCGCGTGCTGACGAGTCATTTGTATCAGGATATTGCAATCCGAGGATTCCGTATCACAGGGCACAGCGAATACGTCAATGGCATTCCGGGGCTGCTCGGTCAGATGAATCTGCCGCATTATTGGGTGGACAGTGTCAGCGTAATCTCGGGTCCGAATCTCGGCGTCAGTGGAACGACGCTCAGCGAAGCTGTGGGCGGCACGGTCAACTATGTCTCGAAGAAGGCGGAGCGCGATGCGGTTGAGGCGCGGCTCTCCTATCTCGGTGGACATTCCGTCGAGGAGGCTGTCGATGTCAGCAACCGATTCGGCAAGGACGATCGCTACGGCGTACGCATTACGGCGACAAATACGCACGGGGAAACGGCAATCAAGCACGAGGAATTGAAGAGGCAGAATATTTTCGTCAACCTCGACCAACATACGGAGAAATCCCGTACAAATCTCTTGCTCGGCTACAACCATACGAAGCACAATGCGGGTCCGATGCGCATCGGTTTTAAATTCGGCAGCGCCAATGTGACCGGGCTTCCCTCTGCGCCTGATCTCTCGCGCAGCTATAAGCCCGCATGGTCGTACAATGAATACGACAATATCATTGCAGCGCTGAATCACGAACAGAAACTCGGCGCGCATCTGACCGCCTTCCTCAATGCCGGATACCATCATGAGAACTGGTACGGCTATGTGGACGGCTCACCAACGGTTCAGAACGACAGCGGCGACTTTACAATTTCCATGAGCAATTATCCGCTCGACCTCACGCGCACCTATGTGGGCGTCGGTCTGCGGGGCGATTTCCGTACGGGTATGGTGCGCCATGACTATATCGTGGGGATGGATCAGAACTGGATGCACTACTACATTGGCAATAATCCCGCCTTCAGCTGGTCGGGGACGGGCAATATCTATCGTGACAATACATGGGCAAGCCCCGAGATCCCGCATCTGAAGCCGCCGCACAGCCGAAATACGCAGCTGACGGGGTGGCATGTCGTCGATACGATGAAGGCATTCGACGACCGTCTGCAGGTTACTGTGGGCATTCACGGACACAGTGTGAAACTGAGTCCGGCGGGCAAGAGCAGTACAAAGACCGATGCGATTTCGCCGACCGTTGCTGTCAACTACAGGGTTGCGCCGAATGTGACCGTCTATGCGAATCACACGGAGAGCTTTGGGCTTGGTTCAACCGTTTCGACAACGTCAGGTTATGCGAATGCAGGCGAGATGCTGGATCCTTCGAAGACAAAGCAGAATGAGATCGGCGTGAAGATGCAGACGGGGGAGTTCCTCAATACGTTCAGCTACTTCGAGATTCGACAGGCGAATGCCATCGACGTATACGAGGGCACGCAAAAGTATCGCCGCATTGATGGCGAGCAGAAGAACAAGGGCGCAGAGTGGGCGTTCACGGGGACGATCGGAAAGAAGCTGGAGCTCATCGGCGGCTTTACCTATCTGGACGTGCGCCAGAGCAAGACCGCACGCGGTACGAATGACGGCAAGCGCGTCGACGGTATGCCGTACTGGACGGGGACGCTCGGCATGGTTTACCGCCCGACGACGGACTGGTCGCTGATTGCCCGCATGAACTATGTGGGAGACAGTGTTATCAACGGTGGAGCGATTCCTGTGCCGTCGCATACCCTTTTTGACCTCGGCGCGACCTATCGGACGACGATGGGCAGGACACCTGTGACGCTCTCTGCGATGGTCTACAATGTGACGGGCAAGGACTACTGGAATCCGCGCGGAGACAGTTCGAGCCTCGCGCTTGGCGCACCGCGCACGTTCACGTTCTCGGCGAACTTCGAGATCTGA
- a CDS encoding secretion protein HlyD, whose product MFRPVKETNRTHSKGYVEDLSTRRGRKRCAKMAVLNLSVLP is encoded by the coding sequence ATTTTTCGTCCTGTCAAGGAGACAAACCGGACGCATAGCAAAGGCTATGTGGAGGATTTGTCGACGCGGAGAGGGCGGAAAAGATGCGCTAAGATGGCGGTGCTGAATTTATCAGTGCTTCCTTAA
- a CDS encoding SLC13 family permease yields MDAAMLTLGVLGVAAFLFATEIIPLAVTAMGAAIALGLLGVLTPAQVFSGLSNSTVVLFAGMFIIGAAMFQTGLAQKIGIAVVKKSGNDERALMAALMLITIVLSSVSSNTATVACLMPVVIQICAAAKLPVSPQLMALAVAANVGGTITMIGTPPNILMSATLGASGLTPFGFFEFAWIGVPLSIVGVIYMLTIGRKLCPRRLVDSEAVTGEAEEAKDPRKMIICAAILVGVVIAMVLEKQINVPMQTSAIIGGLLCVLTGCLTEKQAYQGVDWTTIFLFAGMLPLASAMDHSGAGKLIADFVVGLMGDAPAPMLIVAAMFVLSCGLTQFMSNTAAAALLAPIAISIAQTIGVSPYPVVMAIGIAASCAFTTPVATPPNTLVLGPGQFRFMDYVKVGVPLVIISLLVCLVVIPIVWPF; encoded by the coding sequence ATGGATGCAGCAATGCTGACACTGGGTGTTCTCGGGGTGGCGGCGTTCCTCTTCGCCACAGAGATTATCCCTCTCGCCGTCACGGCAATGGGCGCGGCGATCGCGCTCGGCCTCTTGGGGGTACTCACCCCGGCACAGGTTTTCTCAGGTCTCTCTAATTCCACCGTCGTCCTCTTTGCCGGTATGTTCATCATCGGCGCCGCGATGTTCCAGACGGGACTCGCGCAAAAAATCGGCATCGCCGTCGTCAAAAAATCGGGCAATGACGAGCGTGCATTAATGGCGGCACTGATGCTCATAACGATTGTGCTCTCGTCCGTGTCCTCGAACACGGCGACGGTTGCCTGCCTCATGCCCGTTGTCATCCAGATCTGCGCTGCGGCAAAGCTGCCCGTCTCGCCGCAGCTCATGGCGCTCGCCGTCGCAGCAAACGTCGGCGGTACGATCACGATGATCGGCACGCCGCCGAACATCCTCATGAGTGCAACGCTTGGTGCCTCGGGGCTGACGCCGTTCGGCTTCTTCGAGTTCGCGTGGATCGGTGTCCCGCTCTCCATCGTCGGCGTGATCTACATGCTGACCATCGGCCGCAAGCTCTGCCCGCGCAGACTCGTGGACAGCGAGGCGGTTACAGGCGAAGCGGAGGAGGCAAAGGATCCGCGCAAGATGATCATCTGCGCCGCCATCCTCGTCGGCGTTGTCATCGCAATGGTGCTCGAAAAGCAGATCAACGTTCCGATGCAGACCTCGGCGATCATCGGCGGCCTCCTCTGCGTCCTCACGGGCTGCCTCACGGAGAAACAGGCATATCAGGGCGTTGACTGGACAACGATCTTCCTCTTCGCCGGAATGCTCCCGCTCGCGAGCGCCATGGATCACAGCGGTGCGGGCAAGCTCATTGCGGACTTCGTCGTCGGTCTCATGGGCGACGCCCCTGCCCCCATGCTCATTGTCGCGGCGATGTTCGTCCTCTCCTGCGGTCTCACACAATTCATGTCAAACACGGCAGCAGCCGCACTCCTCGCGCCGATTGCGATCTCCATCGCCCAGACCATCGGCGTCTCCCCGTATCCGGTCGTCATGGCCATCGGCATTGCGGCATCCTGCGCGTTCACGACGCCTGTCGCAACCCCGCCGAACACCCTCGTCCTCGGCCCCGGTCAGTTCCGTTTCATGGACTATGTCAAGGTTGGCGTACCGCTCGTCATCATCTCACTGCTCGTCTGCCTTGTCGTCATCCCCATCGTCTGGCCGTTCTAA